The DNA segment CAGTCGCTCATCTATGATAACCAACAACCGCAATGGCAACGTTTTGTTTGGCCCGCGGATACGGTTGCCTCTGGCGCATCTCTTAGTTGGATAACTACCCAGACGGGCGCACGTATCTATGGCGATTATCGCGGTGTTTGGGGCATGATCCGTTTACTGGAAGATGCCAACATCGCCCCTTATGCCGGTAGCACCAGCAGTTATTCCATCAGTTGGAAAACCTTAAACGGTCAGTCACTTAATTACACCTTAAGAACAGAAATGGGCGAGGGTCCTATCGCACTTTTACAACTACGCAATTTCGTTTTACCGGAAAAGATCTTCTTGGATTAACTAAACCTACTCTCTCAAAAGGAAATACGCTCACGATGTCCTTATTGGATACCTTAATCTCATCATGCTTTGCTGATGATACAAACAAAGTACAACAACTTGCTCAACAACAAATCATTTTATGGGATCGTTGGCTATTACCGATTACCCCTAATCAACCTGTGGGTGATGATCCCAGTTATGAAGATGACTTTGAGCGAATGAAAGAAGAAGTTAATAAACTATCAGGGGCTGATACTGAACTGATTTGCTTACTCGCTGAAAAATTGTTGCTCAATTTCTGCAAAGATGTGCGTGTTGTCACTTATTATATTTGGGCGCGTTTACACAAAGAAGGTGAGCACGGGCTTGCCGATTCTTTAGGGCTTTTAAGTGGGTTGCTTATTCGCTATCACGACACGTTATTACCTAGCCGAGCCACTAGCCGGAAATCGGCTTTAGAGTGGTTATCAGGGCAGCGCGTTTTAGATAGCTTATCGCTGTATCCTGAAGTCGATCGTCATGAGTTTTCTCGTATTATCGCTTTATTAGCCACCATTGAAACGGAGCTTGAAACATGGAATGAAGCTGAAAAGCCACAACTTGCAGGATTATATCAGGCACTCGAAAAACGCCTTGCTCAATCAGGTGGAACAAACAGCGTTGTACCACAGAACATTAGCCGAGCTGAATCGACTTACAGCCATTCATCCCCCCCTTCAGTTTCACAAAGTACACCAATAGAGACAATACAATCAGGTCGTGAATTATTAGATCAATCTAAAATGCTTGCTAACTACTTACGAAATCAACCCAATGGCTGGTTAGCAGGACATAGATTAATGAAAGTTGTGAGATGGGATACACTTCATCAACTTCCACCACAAGATCAGCAAGGGTGTACTCGTCTTTCTCCGCCAAGAACCGATGCAAGAGCGCAACTTAAACGCCTCTACTTACAACAAAGTTGGGGGGAGCTGGCCGAGCAAGCTGATAAGCTTTTTGCAGAAGGTGTTAACCATTTTTGGTTAGATGTGCAGTGGTATCTCTATCAAGCACTTAGTAAATCACCAGCACCTTGGAACGCATGGTCTGATATTATAAAAAACGATTTAAAACAATTCCTTACCCGCCTTCCTGATTTAGAAAAATTATCATGGGAAGATGGTACGCCATTTGCCGATGAAGTAACATTAAGTTGGATAAAACAACATGTTATGGAAGAAAACTTTGATACCATGCAAGGGTTATCAAACAGTTACTCTCATCCATCTGATGATGAACCAATATTGGCATTAGAAACCGAAGCTATTACACAAGCAGATAATGAAGGCATAGAAGTTGCCTTAAAATGGCTACAACATCGCCCCGATATCAGCACTTCAAGACAAAAATGGTTATTAAACCTCATTATGGCACGAGTAGCAGAACAATTTGCTCGCCATGATCTGGCATTAAATTTATTACGCGAACTCGATAAAAAAGCACTTTCGATGTCATTAACGCAATGGGAGCCTAACTATGTTTTTGAAGTGAAAGCACGACAACTTCACCTTTATCGAGCCAAAATTCAACGTAACACCTCAGATAAAACGCATATTGAACAACAGATGGAGCTGTTATTGCGTGAATTAACTGCGATCGACCCCGTTCGCTCTGCAATTTTATATTCCTAATCTTTTACTCTACTCTCCATCATTCTAAATACAGCGAATCAACAACGCTGAATTTGAAGTATGAAGAGCATATAAGTCAAGGTATCAAACTAATGGATGATTTAACCCTTCGCTATTTTGATGCAGAAATGCGCTATCTTAGAGAAGCCGCCAAAGAGTTTGCACAAGCCCATCCTGATAGAGCTGCAATGCTCGATTTAGATAAAGCAGGTACGCCCGACCCTTTTGTTGAGCGTTTATTTGAAGGCTTTGCTTTCTCAATGGGACAATTAAGACAAAAAATTGATGATGATTTACCTGAATTAACAGAAGGGCTTGTTAGTTTATTGTGGCCTCATTATTTACAGACAATCCCTTCATTATCCATTGTTGAATTAGCCCCTGATATTCAAAAAATGAAAATGACGGATAAAATACCAGCTCAATTTGAAGTTCTTTCTCGCCCTATTGGCCCTAAAAAAACGGTTTGTCACTATCGAACAACTCAAGATTTAACGATTAATCCAATCAAAATAGCGTCTGTTAATTTAACGACAGAGCCTGATGGGCGTTCAACTATCCGGTTGAAATTTACATGCAGCGAAATAATTAATTGGCCTGAAGTTAATCTGCATGCTCTCTCATTTTATTTATCTGGCGATATTCCGACAACCAATGCACTGCATTTAGCATTAACGAAACAAGTGGCAAAAACGTATTTAAAACTCCCTCAATCAAAAGATAGAATTGCAATTCCTCTCTATTTTTCACCGGGAGGATTTAAAGATACCGACACGCTTTGGCCTAAAGGAGATAGCACATTCAGTGGCTATCAATTATTACTCGAATATTTTTCTTTTCGTGAAAAATTTATGTTTGTATCACTTAATGGATTAGGTGATATCCATTTTCCTGAAGAAACATCAACATTTGAATTGGATTTTGTTCTTAATACGTTATGGGATAGCGACCTCACATTAAATAGTGAAAATATTCGCTTACATTGCGTACCCGTTATCAATCTTTTTAATATAGAAGCCGATCCACTGACTGTTAATGGATTGGAAAGCGAATATTTATTACGCCCTCGTCGTATTCAAGATGGGCATACTGAAATCTATAGTGTTGATAGCGTGCATGGCTCTCAACGGACAAATGAAGCGGTTTATGTACCATTTACCAGCTTTCGCCATCGTGGTGGTATGTTACGGCATAATGCACCTGAACGTTATTATCATACCCGTGTGAAACGTGGTGTAACGGGTCTTCATGATACTTGGCTTATATTAGGAGGGGAAAAACAAGAGATTGATTTAGCAACCCAAACAGAAACACTCTCATTACAGCTCACAGGAACTAATGGGCAATTGCCCCGTAAAGCACTGCAAAGTACATTGCTTGATAGAACCGAACAAACCTTACAGATCCCATTAACCGTCC comes from the Proteus appendicitidis genome and includes:
- the tssA gene encoding type VI secretion system protein TssA codes for the protein MSLLDTLISSCFADDTNKVQQLAQQQIILWDRWLLPITPNQPVGDDPSYEDDFERMKEEVNKLSGADTELICLLAEKLLLNFCKDVRVVTYYIWARLHKEGEHGLADSLGLLSGLLIRYHDTLLPSRATSRKSALEWLSGQRVLDSLSLYPEVDRHEFSRIIALLATIETELETWNEAEKPQLAGLYQALEKRLAQSGGTNSVVPQNISRAESTYSHSSPPSVSQSTPIETIQSGRELLDQSKMLANYLRNQPNGWLAGHRLMKVVRWDTLHQLPPQDQQGCTRLSPPRTDARAQLKRLYLQQSWGELAEQADKLFAEGVNHFWLDVQWYLYQALSKSPAPWNAWSDIIKNDLKQFLTRLPDLEKLSWEDGTPFADEVTLSWIKQHVMEENFDTMQGLSNSYSHPSDDEPILALETEAITQADNEGIEVALKWLQHRPDISTSRQKWLLNLIMARVAEQFARHDLALNLLRELDKKALSMSLTQWEPNYVFEVKARQLHLYRAKIQRNTSDKTHIEQQMELLLRELTAIDPVRSAILYS
- the tssF gene encoding type VI secretion system baseplate subunit TssF; this encodes MDDLTLRYFDAEMRYLREAAKEFAQAHPDRAAMLDLDKAGTPDPFVERLFEGFAFSMGQLRQKIDDDLPELTEGLVSLLWPHYLQTIPSLSIVELAPDIQKMKMTDKIPAQFEVLSRPIGPKKTVCHYRTTQDLTINPIKIASVNLTTEPDGRSTIRLKFTCSEIINWPEVNLHALSFYLSGDIPTTNALHLALTKQVAKTYLKLPQSKDRIAIPLYFSPGGFKDTDTLWPKGDSTFSGYQLLLEYFSFREKFMFVSLNGLGDIHFPEETSTFELDFVLNTLWDSDLTLNSENIRLHCVPVINLFNIEADPLTVNGLESEYLLRPRRIQDGHTEIYSVDSVHGSQRTNEAVYVPFTSFRHRGGMLRHNAPERYYHTRVKRGVTGLHDTWLILGGEKQEIDLATQTETLSLQLTGTNGQLPRKALQSTLLDRTEQTLQIPLTVHNLCKPTLPLYPPSEDRFHWRVLSHLGSSFLNMMDNAEVLRGTLALYDWRDDDMNHRKLDAIIHVEHHLIERFEKGFLQRGIDIEVTLDSNGFNGEGDIHLFGEMLNRFFALYADVHLFNQLTLIILPTGKRIQWKESHNPQLSR